A stretch of Leisingera sp. S132 DNA encodes these proteins:
- a CDS encoding cytochrome C oxidase assembly protein, with amino-acid sequence MALRKEHEIHKRRSGLNKGVGILLAAFVVLIMALTMVKVTSASFKFPDAQGEQN; translated from the coding sequence ATGGCCCTGCGCAAGGAACATGAGATCCACAAGCGCCGGTCCGGCCTGAACAAGGGCGTCGGCATTCTGCTGGCGGCCTTCGTGGTGCTGATCATGGCGCTGACCATGGTCAAGGTGACCTCGGCCAGCTTCAAGTTTCCCGACGCACAGGGGGAGCAGAACTGA
- a CDS encoding pitrilysin family protein has translation MTVQQHTLANGFRIVSEHMPGLESAAVGIWVSAGGRHERLEQNGIAHFLEHMAFKGTKRRSALQIAEEIEDVGGYINAYTSREVTAYYARVLKDDVPLAVDVIGDILLNPVFDSREIEVERGVILQEIGQSLDTPDDVIFDWLQEESYRGQPLGRTILGPAERVRSFSREDLQRFVGEHYGPGQMILAAAGGVDHDALVKLAEQLFGHMEAKPEFTAEGAQFTGGEARQVKDLEQAHFALAFEGPGYRDQSMYTAQIYASALGGGMSSRLFQEVREKRGLCYTIFSQAGSYADTGSMTVYAGTSGEQLAELAGITIDEMKRAADDMSDAEVERARAQMKAGMLMGLESPSNRAERLARLVQIWGKVPSLERTVERINAVTTKDVRALAETMAVSAPAALALYGPVADAPALERLQERRAA, from the coding sequence TTGACAGTTCAGCAGCACACACTCGCCAACGGGTTCCGCATCGTCTCCGAGCATATGCCGGGCCTGGAATCCGCGGCGGTCGGGATCTGGGTGAGCGCCGGCGGCCGCCACGAGCGGCTGGAGCAGAACGGCATCGCCCATTTCCTGGAGCACATGGCCTTTAAGGGCACCAAGCGGCGCTCGGCCCTGCAGATTGCAGAGGAGATCGAGGATGTGGGCGGTTACATCAACGCCTACACCTCGCGCGAGGTGACGGCCTATTACGCCCGGGTGCTGAAGGACGACGTGCCGCTGGCGGTGGATGTGATCGGGGATATCCTGCTCAATCCGGTGTTCGATTCACGTGAAATCGAGGTCGAGCGCGGGGTGATCCTGCAGGAGATCGGCCAGTCGCTGGACACGCCGGACGACGTGATCTTTGACTGGCTGCAGGAGGAAAGCTACCGCGGGCAGCCGCTGGGGCGGACGATCCTGGGGCCTGCGGAACGTGTGCGCAGCTTCAGCCGCGAGGATCTGCAGCGCTTTGTCGGTGAACACTATGGCCCCGGCCAGATGATTCTGGCAGCGGCGGGCGGCGTCGATCACGATGCGCTGGTCAAGCTGGCGGAGCAGCTGTTCGGCCATATGGAGGCCAAGCCGGAGTTCACCGCCGAGGGCGCGCAGTTCACCGGCGGCGAGGCGCGGCAGGTGAAGGATCTGGAGCAGGCGCATTTCGCGCTGGCCTTTGAGGGGCCGGGCTACCGCGACCAGTCGATGTACACCGCGCAGATCTATGCCAGTGCGCTTGGCGGCGGCATGTCCTCGCGGCTGTTCCAGGAGGTGCGCGAGAAGCGCGGTCTCTGCTACACGATCTTCTCGCAGGCGGGCTCTTATGCCGATACCGGCTCGATGACGGTCTATGCGGGCACCTCGGGCGAGCAGCTGGCGGAGCTGGCGGGCATCACCATCGACGAGATGAAACGCGCGGCGGACGACATGAGCGATGCCGAGGTCGAGCGCGCCCGCGCCCAGATGAAGGCCGGGATGCTGATGGGGCTGGAAAGCCCGTCGAACCGTGCTGAACGGCTGGCGCGGCTGGTGCAGATTTGGGGCAAGGTGCCGTCGCTGGAGCGCACGGTGGAGCGCATCAACGCGGTCACCACCAAGGACGTGCGGGCGCTGGCTGAGACCATGGCGGTATCGGCGCCTGCGGCGCTGGCGCTGTACGGCCCGGTCGCGGATGCCCCGGCGCTGGAACGGCTGCAGGAGAGGCGCGCCGCCTGA
- the thrC gene encoding threonine synthase encodes MKYISTRGQAPELTFEDAMLTGLARDGGLYVPSEIPRMSEGDIAALAGLSYEETAFRVMRPFIGDCFTDEEFRAIIARAYEGFGHAARAPLKQLAPNHFLLELFHGPTLAFKDFAMQLIGQLFQSALERRGDRVTIAGATSGDTGSAAMEAFRGLSNVDVFILYPHGRVSEVQRRQMTTPQDANVHALAVDGDFDDCQARVKDMFNDFDFRDGVKLAGVNSINIARVLAQVVYYFSSAVSLGAPQRKVSFTVPTGNFGDIFAGFIAKQMGLPIDQLVVATNQNDILHRCLSGQGYYKGETQPSISPSMDIQVSSNFERALFYAYGKDSKAIAQLMDELKNGGFDVSQGAMQALAENYVSGRTSEAETLATIKSELAASGELLCPHGAVGVKVAKEHRSAEVPMITLATAHPAKFPAAVEEASGIHPPLPARMADLYERPERVTRIANDLDALEDHIRKNIAH; translated from the coding sequence ATGAAATATATCTCGACCCGGGGCCAAGCGCCCGAGCTGACCTTTGAAGATGCGATGCTGACCGGCCTCGCGCGTGATGGCGGACTGTATGTGCCGTCTGAGATCCCGCGGATGTCCGAGGGCGACATCGCGGCGCTGGCTGGGCTGTCCTACGAGGAAACCGCCTTTCGCGTCATGCGCCCTTTCATCGGCGACTGCTTCACCGATGAGGAGTTCCGCGCCATCATCGCCCGCGCCTACGAGGGGTTCGGCCACGCTGCCCGCGCGCCGCTGAAGCAGCTGGCACCGAACCATTTCCTGCTGGAGCTGTTCCACGGCCCGACGCTGGCGTTCAAGGACTTTGCGATGCAGCTGATCGGCCAGCTGTTCCAATCCGCCCTGGAGCGCCGCGGCGACCGGGTGACCATTGCGGGCGCCACCTCCGGCGATACCGGATCGGCGGCGATGGAAGCCTTCCGGGGCCTCAGCAATGTGGATGTGTTCATCCTCTACCCGCATGGCCGTGTCTCTGAGGTGCAGCGCCGCCAGATGACCACGCCGCAGGACGCCAATGTGCATGCGCTGGCCGTGGATGGCGACTTTGATGACTGCCAGGCGCGTGTGAAGGACATGTTCAACGACTTCGACTTCCGCGACGGCGTGAAGTTGGCGGGTGTGAACTCGATCAACATCGCGCGGGTGCTGGCGCAGGTGGTTTATTACTTCTCCTCGGCCGTGTCGCTCGGCGCGCCGCAGCGCAAGGTGAGCTTTACCGTGCCGACCGGCAATTTCGGCGACATTTTTGCGGGCTTCATTGCCAAGCAGATGGGCCTGCCGATTGACCAGCTGGTGGTTGCCACCAACCAGAACGACATCCTGCACCGCTGCCTGTCCGGCCAGGGCTATTACAAGGGCGAAACCCAGCCCTCGATCTCGCCGTCGATGGACATTCAGGTGTCCTCCAACTTCGAGCGCGCGCTGTTCTATGCCTATGGCAAGGACAGCAAAGCCATCGCCCAGCTGATGGATGAGCTGAAGAACGGCGGTTTTGACGTGTCGCAAGGCGCGATGCAGGCGCTGGCGGAAAATTACGTTTCCGGCCGCACCTCCGAGGCGGAAACCCTGGCGACCATCAAATCCGAGCTGGCGGCCTCAGGCGAGTTGCTGTGCCCGCATGGCGCGGTTGGCGTGAAGGTCGCAAAAGAGCATCGCAGCGCAGAGGTGCCGATGATCACGCTGGCCACCGCGCACCCGGCGAAATTCCCGGCTGCGGTGGAAGAGGCCAGCGGCATTCATCCGCCCTTGCCTGCGCGCATGGCAGACCTGTATGAGAGGCCGGAACGGGTCACACGGATCGCCAACGATCTGGACGCCCTCGAGGATCACATCAGAAAGAACATCGCGCATTGA
- a CDS encoding cytochrome c oxidase assembly protein, whose product MALQGPRKTVVQLVGVVVLMGGLSWASVPFYDWFCRVTGFGGVTGVASAGSDTVLDQTIKVRFDGSKERGMPWEFKPMQREMEIRLGETGLAFYEAYNPTDRPVAGQASYNVAPYQAGGFFSKIDCFCFTEQVLQPGERVQMPVTFYVDPEIIDDRDAKYVHTITLSYTFHEIDLPEGVAALDTGDNTGAGSTTN is encoded by the coding sequence ATGGCGCTGCAGGGACCCAGGAAGACTGTTGTTCAGCTGGTCGGCGTCGTCGTCCTGATGGGCGGGCTGTCCTGGGCGTCGGTGCCGTTTTATGACTGGTTCTGCCGCGTCACCGGCTTTGGCGGCGTCACCGGCGTGGCCAGCGCGGGGTCGGATACGGTTCTGGACCAGACCATCAAGGTCCGCTTTGACGGCTCCAAGGAACGCGGCATGCCGTGGGAGTTCAAGCCGATGCAGCGCGAGATGGAGATCCGCCTGGGCGAAACCGGCCTGGCCTTTTACGAAGCTTACAACCCGACCGACCGGCCCGTGGCAGGGCAGGCGTCCTATAATGTGGCGCCTTATCAGGCCGGCGGGTTCTTTTCGAAAATCGACTGCTTCTGCTTTACCGAGCAGGTGCTTCAGCCGGGGGAGCGGGTGCAGATGCCCGTGACCTTCTATGTCGACCCGGAAATCATTGACGACCGGGACGCGAAATACGTGCATACGATCACGCTGTCGTACACGTTCCATGAAATCGATCTGCCCGAGGGCGTCGCCGCTCTCGACACCGGGGATAACACCGGGGCAGGTTCAACCACGAACTAG
- the cyoE gene encoding heme o synthase: MSDASINASRAYEDEASFGDYFALLKPRVMSLVVFTALVGLLAAPVSVHPVVGFCAILFIAIGGGASGALNMWWDADIDKVMKRTKSRPIPAGKVEAGEALAFGLALSGLSVIMLALAANVFAGAFLAFTIFFYVVVYTMWLKRATPQNIVIGGAAGAFPPVIGWIAATGTMSVEPWLMFLLTFMWTPPHFWALALFMRSDYDDAGVPMLTVTHGRRSTRVHILAYTVLLAVLAVGTAFSGIGGPLYLAVALVLNALFLHGAWKITRRDEDDSEADNFKVERSFFKLSLLYLFLHFGAILAEALLKPYGLGGW; this comes from the coding sequence ATGAGCGACGCAAGCATCAACGCAAGCCGGGCATATGAGGACGAGGCCAGCTTTGGCGATTATTTCGCCCTGCTGAAGCCTCGTGTCATGTCGCTGGTGGTGTTCACCGCTCTGGTCGGGCTGCTGGCCGCGCCGGTTTCCGTGCATCCGGTTGTCGGCTTCTGCGCGATCCTGTTCATCGCCATTGGCGGCGGTGCCTCCGGCGCGCTGAACATGTGGTGGGACGCGGATATCGACAAGGTGATGAAGCGCACCAAGTCGCGTCCGATCCCGGCCGGCAAGGTTGAGGCCGGCGAGGCGCTGGCGTTCGGCCTGGCGCTGTCGGGCCTGTCGGTGATCATGCTGGCGCTGGCCGCCAACGTCTTTGCCGGCGCGTTCCTGGCCTTCACCATTTTCTTTTACGTGGTGGTCTACACCATGTGGCTGAAGCGGGCGACGCCGCAGAACATCGTCATCGGCGGTGCCGCCGGGGCGTTCCCGCCGGTCATTGGCTGGATTGCTGCCACCGGCACCATGTCGGTTGAGCCCTGGCTGATGTTCCTGCTGACGTTTATGTGGACGCCGCCGCATTTCTGGGCGCTGGCGCTGTTCATGCGCTCTGACTATGACGACGCGGGGGTGCCGATGCTGACGGTGACCCATGGCCGCCGCTCCACGCGCGTCCACATTCTGGCCTATACCGTGCTGCTGGCCGTGCTGGCTGTTGGCACTGCGTTCTCCGGCATCGGCGGGCCGCTGTATCTGGCCGTGGCGCTGGTGCTGAACGCGCTGTTCCTGCATGGCGCCTGGAAGATCACCCGCCGCGACGAGGATGATTCCGAGGCCGACAATTTCAAGGTTGAGCGCAGTTTCTTCAAGCTGTCTCTGCTGTATCTGTTCCTGCATTTCGGCGCCATCCTGGCCGAGGCCCTGCTGAAGCCCTATGGCTTGGGAGGCTGGTAA
- a CDS encoding cytochrome c oxidase subunit 3: MAHAKNHDYHILPPSIWPLAAALGTFVMLVGAVFWMKGITAWPFWIGFVAVLYSAYAWWAEVVAESKVGDHTPVVRIGLRYGFILFVMSEVMFFFAWFWSFFKHAMYPMETYVGTEYVAPEIYAVDPFHLPLINTLILLLSGCAVTWAHHALVHNNDRKALIQGLAIGIAFGIAFTALQGYEYAHLLHEGWQFGGDEFYSNFFMATGFHGFHVVIGTIFLTVCLIRAMKGDFTPEQHVGFEAAAWYWHFVDVVWLFLFFAVYIWGTSGL; encoded by the coding sequence ATGGCGCACGCTAAAAATCACGATTATCACATTCTGCCGCCGTCGATCTGGCCGCTGGCTGCCGCTTTGGGCACCTTCGTCATGCTGGTCGGCGCAGTGTTCTGGATGAAGGGCATCACTGCCTGGCCGTTCTGGATCGGCTTCGTTGCCGTGCTCTACTCGGCCTATGCCTGGTGGGCGGAAGTTGTTGCCGAGAGCAAGGTCGGCGACCACACACCGGTCGTCCGCATCGGCCTGCGCTATGGCTTCATCCTGTTTGTGATGTCCGAGGTGATGTTCTTCTTCGCCTGGTTCTGGTCGTTCTTCAAACACGCCATGTACCCGATGGAGACCTATGTCGGCACTGAATATGTGGCGCCGGAGATCTATGCCGTCGACCCGTTCCACCTGCCGCTGATCAACACCCTGATCCTGCTGCTGTCCGGCTGTGCGGTGACATGGGCGCACCACGCGCTGGTGCACAACAACGACCGCAAGGCGCTGATCCAGGGCCTGGCCATCGGTATCGCCTTCGGCATCGCCTTCACCGCGCTGCAGGGCTATGAATATGCCCACCTGCTGCACGAAGGCTGGCAGTTCGGCGGCGACGAGTTCTACTCGAACTTCTTCATGGCAACCGGCTTCCACGGCTTCCACGTCGTCATCGGCACCATCTTCCTGACCGTCTGCCTGATCCGCGCGATGAAGGGCGATTTCACCCCCGAGCAGCACGTCGGTTTCGAGGCCGCCGCGTGGTACTGGCACTTCGTGGACGTTGTCTGGCTGTTCCTGTTCTTCGCCGTCTACATCTGGGGCACCTCTGGTTTGTAA
- a CDS encoding SURF1 family protein has translation MQRVIFLLIIGGAGLAILIGLGTWQLQRKAWKEDLLQTIEASIAAAPAALPQVPVKEQDRYRAVTVEGEIEGNALHVFWVTKDAETGYRVIAPFVTTDGRRVLLDRGFIPAAEKAAPLTIGQATVTGNLLWPDEGDWTTPAPEPDTNILYARDVAYMAERLNTEPVLIVARSAAPEAAVTPQAVTAAGIPNNHLQYAITWFSLALIWGAMTVYFLRRSRP, from the coding sequence ATGCAGCGTGTCATCTTCCTGTTGATCATCGGCGGCGCGGGCCTGGCCATACTGATCGGCCTTGGCACCTGGCAGCTGCAGCGCAAGGCCTGGAAAGAAGACCTGCTTCAGACGATTGAAGCCAGCATCGCGGCTGCACCGGCGGCTTTGCCGCAGGTCCCGGTGAAAGAGCAAGACCGCTACCGGGCCGTTACCGTCGAAGGTGAAATCGAAGGCAATGCGCTGCATGTGTTCTGGGTCACCAAAGACGCCGAGACGGGGTACCGGGTCATTGCCCCGTTCGTGACCACCGATGGGCGGCGTGTCCTGTTGGACCGGGGCTTCATCCCTGCTGCTGAAAAGGCCGCACCTCTCACCATCGGGCAGGCCACGGTCACCGGCAATCTTCTCTGGCCGGATGAGGGCGACTGGACGACCCCCGCGCCGGAACCGGACACCAATATCCTCTATGCACGGGACGTTGCCTATATGGCAGAGCGCCTGAACACCGAACCCGTTCTGATTGTCGCCCGCAGCGCAGCGCCCGAGGCCGCGGTCACGCCGCAAGCCGTGACGGCTGCGGGCATCCCCAACAACCACTTGCAATATGCGATCACCTGGTTTTCGCTGGCCCTGATCTGGGGTGCGATGACCGTCTACTTCCTGCGGCGCAGCCGCCCCTGA